In Chloroflexota bacterium, the DNA window TTCGCTGGGACCTTGACGGAGACGGCACATCCACTGATTCCGGCTACGCCGCGGCGTTCCTCGACGCCTCGACCGGAATGGGCTGTCCCACCACCGGCTGCACGGGGTATGAGTTGACGGCGGACCTGGACTTCGACACCAACGGCAATGGTGTGGCGGACGCGGGGGACGCGTACTGGAACGGCGGCGCGGGGTGGGAGCCCATCGGCACGCACGCCCGAAAGTTCACCGCGACCTTCGAGGGCAACGGGCACGAAATCGCCAACCTCTTCATCGATCGGCCGACGACCGACGATATTGGCCTGTTTGGAGTCACCAGCGCGTCTGGCGTCGTCCGACACGTGGGACTGCGCGGCGTGGACGTGCGCGGCCGCTACGACGTCGGCGGGCTGGTCGGCGACAACGATGGGACCATCGCCGCCAGCTATGCCGGCGGCACGGTGCGCGGCAGCCTTGACGCCATCGGCGGGCTGGTGGGGCGCAACGACGGCACCGTGACTACCAGCTACGCCAGTGGCGCGGTGACGGGCCGCTACTCGGTCGGCGGGCTGGCGGGGGGCAACTACCGCCAAATCACGGCGAGCTATGCCACCGGCGCGGTGTCGTCGCACCTGGCCGCCGGCGAGCGCCTGGGAAGCCTGGTGGGCCACAACTACGCCAATGGCCGCATCACCGCCAGCTACGGGCGGGGCCCCGTGACGGGGTCCCGCGACAGCATTGGTGGACTGGTCGGCAAGCATGACAGCGGCGCCCGCGTGACGGCGAGCTACTGGGACACGGCGACGAGCGGACAGAGCGCGAGCCGTGGCGGCACCGGCAAGACCACCGCCGAGTTGCAGACGCCGACGGGCTACACCGACATCTACGCCGATTGGAACGTGGACGTGGATGGGGAGACGGGTGGGGACGATCCCTGGCACTTCGGGACCGGCAGCCAATATCCGGTGCTCAAGGTCGATTTCAACGGCGATGGGACGGCCACGTGGGAAGAGTTTGGCGACCAGCGCCCGGCGCCGCCCGCGTCGCAGATGGACTACGACGCGGACAACGACGGATTGATCGAGGTGGCGAACCTGGCGCAGTTGCACGCGATGCGGTGGGACCTGGACGGGAACGGGTTCGCGACGGAGGCGGGATATGCGGCGGCGTTCCCGAACGCGCCGTCGGGGATGGGGTGCCGGACGGGCTGCACGGGCTACGAGTTGATGGGGAACCTAGATTTTGACACCAACGGCAACGGCGTGGCGGACGCGGGGGACGCGTACTGGAACGGCGGCGCGGGCTGGGAACCGATTGGCACACAGTCGCGGCCGTTCACCGCGACGTTCGAGGGCAACGGGCACACCCTGGCCAACCTGTTCATCGCACGTGGCGCTACGAACGATGTGGGGCTCTTCGGCCGCGTCGGCTCAGACGGCGTCGTCCGCAATGTCGGTCTGCACGGTGTGGAGGTGCGGGGACAGCACGAAGTCGGCGGGCTGGTGGGGGACAACGACGGTGCGGTGACGGCGAGCTACGCGAGCGGGACGGTGCGGGGAACCGGCGACGCCATCGGCGGCTTGGTGGGGCGCAACAACGGCCACATCCGGGCGAGCTATGCGAGCGGCGCAGTGGCCGGCGACGACTTCATCGGCGGGCTGGTGGGGCGCAATCACCGCCAAATCACGGCGAGCTACGCGACCGGCGCGGTGACGGGAGGCGTGGACGGCACCAGTGCGGAGCACCTGGGGGGCCTCGTAGGCCGCAACTACTCGAGCGGCCGCATCAGCGCCAGCTACGCCCGGGGCCCGGTGGCCGAGACCCGCGGCAGCATCGGCGGACTGGTGGGGAGCCACGAGAGGGGCGCCCGCGAAACGGCCAGCTATTGGGACACGGCGACGAGCGGACAGACGCGGAGCGCCCAGGGCGTGGGCAAGACGACGGCCGAGTTGCAGACGCCGACGGGGTACGCCGACGTCTACGCGGACTGGAACGTGGACCTGGACGGCGAGACCGGCGGGGACGACCCCTGGCACTTCGGGACGAACGCCCAGTACCCGGTGCTGCGGGTGGACTTCAACGGCGACGGGACGGCGAGTTGGGAAGAGTTTGGGGACCAGCGCCCGGCGCCGCCCGCGTCGCAGGTGGACTACGACGTGGACAACGACGGGCTGATCGAAGTGGCGAACCTGGCGCAGTTGCACGCGATCCGCTGGGACCTGGACGGGAACGGGTTCGCGCCGGAGGCGGGGTATGCGGCGGCGTTCCCGAATGCGCCGTCGGGGATGGGGTGCCGGACGGGCTGCACGGGGTACGAGTTGACGGGCGACCTGGACGTTGACACGAACGGGAACGGCGTGGCGGATGCGGGTGACGCGTACTGGAACAACGGCGCGGGGTGGGAGCCGATCGGCGCGGGCTCCCGGCAATTCACCGCAATCTTCGAGGGCAACGGGCACGTGATCGCCAACCTGTTCATCGCGCGCGGCGAGACCGAGGACGTTGGGCTCTTTGGCCGCACCGGCACGGGCGGCGTGATTCGCAACGTCGGGCTGCGCGGCGCGAATGTCACCGGCTGGAACGACACCGGGGGGCTGGTCGGCGAAAACAACTCGGGGACGATCCAGGCCAGTTACGTGAGCGGCACGGTGACGGGCAATGACTACATCGGCGGGCTGGTGGGGCGCAATCACGGCCAGATCCGGGCGAGCTATGCCAGCGGCGCGGTGGAAGGGGACGACCGTGTGGGTGGACTGGCGGGGTACAGCAGCGGGGCGAGCACGATTACGGCGAGCTATGCCAGCAGCAGCGTGACGGGGGTCAGGTCTGAAAGCTACGAAAGTCACGGTGGTCTGGTCGGCCGCAACGACGGGCGGATCACGGCCAGCTACGCGTGGGGCCGGGTGACGGAGATGCACGGCACGGCGGGCGGGCTGGTGGGGAGCAAGCACAGCAACGCCCGGGTGACGGCGAGCTACTGGGACACGGCGACGAGCGGGCAGACGCGGAGCAGCGGAGGTGTGGGCAAGACGACCGCCGAGCTCCAAACGCCGACGGGCTACACCGGCATCTACGCCGACTGGAACGTGGATATCGACGGCGCCACGGGCAACGACGATCCGTGGCACTTCGGCACCACCAGCTAATATCCGGTGCTCAAGGTGGATGTCGACGGGGACGGAACCGCCACCTGGCGGGAGTTGGGCCAGCAGTACCCGAACGTCCCGCCGGCGTTCGCGGAAGGCGAGACGGCCACGCGCTCGGTGGACGAGAACACGGCGACGGGGCAGGACATCGGCGCGCCGGTGACGGCCACGGACGCCGACGAAGGCGACGTGGTGACCTACGCGCTGGGCGGGACGGATGCGGCCAGCTTCGATCTCGACACGGCCACGGGGCAACTGCGGACGAGCGCGGCGTTGGACTACGAGACACAGGCCGACTACGAGGTAACCATCACCGCCAGCGACGACCACGGCGACGGCTCGAGCATCACGGTCACGATCACCGTGGGCGATCTGGTGGACTCGCCGCCCGCGCCGGCGAACCTGGCGGCGGGGACGGTGACGGCGAGCACCGTGCCGTTGAGCTGGGATGCGGTGACCGGCGCGGCGAAGTATCGGGTCGAGTACCGCGTGAAAGACGCCGAGACCTGGACGACGGACGACGAGACCCTGACGACCGCGACCCATACCGTGGATGAGCTCTACTGCGGGACGGCCTACGAGTTCCGGGTCAGCACCTACGGCGACGGCACGACCCATACCGCGGAATGGAGCGCGCCGTCGGGGACGGTCGCAGCGGCGACGAGCGCCTGCCCGGCGCCGGTGTTCGGGGACGAGACCTACGCCTTCAGTCTGGCGGAGGACGCCGCCACGGACGCCGACGTGGGGACGATCACCGCCACCATCACGGGCGGCCCGCCGGTGACCTACGCCATCACGGCGGGCAACACGGCTGGCGCCTTCGCGATCGACGCGGCCAGCGGCGAGCTTACGGTGGCCAAGGCGCTGGACTACGAGACCACGGCGAGCTACGCGCTGACGGTGACGGCCAGCTACGGGGCCAGCACGGCGACGGCCGCGGTCGCCATCACCGTCACCAACGTCGTGGAGCCTCCGGTGTTCGGCGCGGCGAGCTACGCCTTCACCGTGGCCGAGGACGCGGGGATCAGCACGACGATCGGGACCGTGGCGGCCACCGACCCCGAGGGCGGGACGGTGATCTACTACGACATTACGGCGGGGGACGACGACAGCCTGTTTGCGGTGGACGTGCTGGCGGGGCGCCTCGTAGTGGCCGTCCCGCTGGACTACGAGAGCACGGCGAGCCACACGCTGACGGTGCGGGCCAGTACGCCTGATGATGCCGAGACGACCGTGACGGTCACTGTCACGGTGACGGACGTCGCCGAGCCACCGGTCTTCGGGGCGGAGAGCTATGCCTTCAGCGTGGCGGGAGACGCGGCGTTGGAGGCCGACGTGGGGACAGTGACGGCCACCGTTCGCGCCAATGGGGCGGTGAGCTACTCAATCTCGGCAGGCGACGAGAACGGCGCGTTCACCATCGATGACGCGACGGGAGAGCTGACGGTGGCGGCGGCGCTGGACTATGCAACCACGGCGAGCTATGCGCTGACGGTGACGGCGAGCCATGGGGTGAGCACGACCACGGTGCCGGTCGCTATCACGATCACGGCACCGACGCCGGTCTTCGACGAGGCCAGCTATGCCTTTGGCGTGGCCGACGACGCGGTCGTCGGGACCGCGGTGGGCACGGTCGCGGCCTCCGTTGTCGGCAGTTCGGCGATCGCGCACACCATAACGGCGGGCAATACCGGTGACGCCTTCGCCATCGCCCAAGCCAGCGGCCAGCTCACGGTGGCCGCCGCGCTCGACGCGGACACGGTGTCAACCTACACG includes these proteins:
- a CDS encoding fibronectin type III domain-containing protein — translated: MGENLGTIRASYTSGAVAARGINSGGLVGRNTGTIQTSYARVAVTGAHFTGGLVGEHFRGAIQASYATGTVTGTNNVGGLVGRIARTVDTSYATGAVTGDSTYGGLTGAHTSAVTASYWDTATSGQSRSGGGVGKTTSELQTPTGYTGIYADWNVDLDGVTGGEDPWQFGSSSQYPVLQVDFDGDGTATWTEFGDQRPLPGAPVSFSGTAGNTRAVLAWMPPPAYTIDQYPISKYQYRQNGGTWTDIPNSAAGGANSTSFAVTGLANGTSYSFAIRAINANGTGAASATVSVTPATGDYDADNDGLIEVRSLAQLHAIRWDLDGDGTSTDSGYAAAFLDASTGMGCPTTGCTGYELTADLDFDTNGNGVADAGDAYWNGGAGWEPIGTHARKFTATFEGNGHEIANLFIDRPTTDDIGLFGVTSASGVVRHVGLRGVDVRGRYDVGGLVGDNDGTIAASYAGGTVRGSLDAIGGLVGRNDGTVTTSYASGAVTGRYSVGGLAGGNYRQITASYATGAVSSHLAAGERLGSLVGHNYANGRITASYGRGPVTGSRDSIGGLVGKHDSGARVTASYWDTATSGQSASRGGTGKTTAELQTPTGYTDIYADWNVDVDGETGGDDPWHFGTGSQYPVLKVDFNGDGTATWEEFGDQRPAPPASQMDYDADNDGLIEVANLAQLHAMRWDLDGNGFATEAGYAAAFPNAPSGMGCRTGCTGYELMGNLDFDTNGNGVADAGDAYWNGGAGWEPIGTQSRPFTATFEGNGHTLANLFIARGATNDVGLFGRVGSDGVVRNVGLHGVEVRGQHEVGGLVGDNDGAVTASYASGTVRGTGDAIGGLVGRNNGHIRASYASGAVAGDDFIGGLVGRNHRQITASYATGAVTGGVDGTSAEHLGGLVGRNYSSGRISASYARGPVAETRGSIGGLVGSHERGARETASYWDTATSGQTRSAQGVGKTTAELQTPTGYADVYADWNVDLDGETGGDDPWHFGTNAQYPVLRVDFNGDGTASWEEFGDQRPAPPASQVDYDVDNDGLIEVANLAQLHAIRWDLDGNGFAPEAGYAAAFPNAPSGMGCRTGCTGYELTGDLDVDTNGNGVADAGDAYWNNGAGWEPIGAGSRQFTAIFEGNGHVIANLFIARGETEDVGLFGRTGTGGVIRNVGLRGANVTGWNDTGGLVGENNSGTIQASYVSGTVTGNDYIGGLVGRNHGQIRASYASGAVEGDDRVGGLAGYSSGASTITASYASSSVTGVRSESYESHGGLVGRNDGRITASYAWGRVTEMHGTAGGLVGSKHSNARVTASYWDTATSGQTRSSGGVGKTTAELQTPTGYTGIYADWNVDIDGATGNDDPWHFGTTS